The Ranitomeya imitator isolate aRanImi1 chromosome 6, aRanImi1.pri, whole genome shotgun sequence genome window below encodes:
- the LRRD1 gene encoding leucine-rich repeat and death domain-containing protein 1, with protein MLSETFTVFMLNDKQLTKIPDDVFKSPGLMCLQLNNNSIKELPRDLQCLLKLEILSMEGNLLSCLPPEIGQLTQLQALNLSHNLLRCLPDDISHFQHIKQLFVSHNHLALLPPCIGNLTTLQILGLSGNQLKSLPDSLSNLKNLHVLNVDCNQMSTLPKSIFRLPQLVKLCLCANQIKNLPKDIGDLKNLRELSLSKNQIAFLPVQLYNLTNLEELIIDGNQLTGLSDKIERLQQLKVLSVANNLFQTLNEKLCGCQSIKTLILTGNRLCSLPEKIHKLTNLVELHVDQNALELLPEQLALLKHLSVVVGGDNHLLYLPIELSNCSQITKLDLSGNLLTEFPHALSSMFALLHLNLNRNEIQEIPQTITYNSKLKFLEMSGNKLQEFSGYVCTLLHLIYLDLSKNELQGVPPNVSDMSSLCDLLLHSNRLTRFPPELCNLQSLQRLDLSENRIQSVPVLIQQLESLKELDLSNNNFKTFPKEVCQVPALETLHIRHCSDLKITDLPEELCRMNNLKNLDISDNGIKIIPENIGGMKNVISIKASDNQLSSLPASVSAMEGLQHINLNGNKLTSLPGDIHRLKNLKQISLDGNPMMNPPALLCDGKELYPIGRYIQAADVVEDRIMQKIFTLVSRAVFIEDFTFFCKKLKLKDEDVKIIAKNRSLPLPDKVLQVLTLWRTHRAADMSPAAITEQLIRVLVMADLHEVALKVKMLKLSVKAIKI; from the exons ATGTTATCGGAGACTTTTACCGTTTTCATGCTGAATGATAAGCAGCTGACAAAGATACCAGATGATGTCTTCAAATCTCCAGGCTTAATGTGTTTACAACTCAACAACAACTCAATTAAGGAGCTTCCTCGAGATCTACAATGTCTCCTCAAACTAGAGATATTGTCCATGGAAGGAAATCTGCTAAGTTGTCTACCTCCTGAAATAGGCCAGCTAACTCAACTCCAAGCATTAAACCTAAGCCATAACCTCTTAAGGTGCCTACCAGATGACATCTCACACTTCCAACACATCAAGCAGCTTTTTGTCTCTCATAATCATCTCGCACTATTACCTCCATGCATAGGAAACCTAACAACTTTGCAAATTCTAGGGCTGAGTGGGAACCAACTAAAGTCTTTGCCAGACTCATTGTCCAACCTCAAGAACCTGCACGTACTGAACGTAGACTGCAATCAGATGTCCACCTTGCCCAAATCCATCTTCAGGCTCCCACAGTTGGTTAAACTCTGCCTTTGCGCTAATCAGATAAAAAATTTGCCAAAAGACATTGGTGATCTGAAGAACCTCCGAGAACTTTCGCTAAGTAAGAATCAGATCGCTTTCTTGCCAGTACAGCTGTATAACTTGACCAATCTTGAAGAACTGATCATTGATGGCAACCAACTAACTGGATTATCGGACAAAATTGAGCGACTGCAACAGCTCAAAGTTCTCTCCGTCGCCAATAATTTATTTCAGACTTTGAACGAGAAACTTTGTGGTTGTCAATCTATTAAAACCTTAATTCTGACTGGTAATCGATTGTGCTCCCTTCCGGAAAAAATCCATAAACTAACCAACTTGGTGGAGCTTCATGTTGACCAAAATGCGTTGGAACTTTTACCGGAGCAACTGGCGCTTTTGAAGCATCTATCAGTGGTGGTCGGTGGAGACAATCATCTGCTCTATCTCCCCATTGAATTGAGTAACTGTTCACAGATAACCAAATTGGACTTAAGTGGTAACCTGTTGACCGAGTTTCCTCATGCTTTGTCCTCTATGTTTGCTCTGCTACATTTAAATCTTAACCGTAACGAAATTCAAGAAattccccaaaccatcacttacAACTCGAAGCTAAAATTCTTAGAGATGAGTGGAAATAAATTACAGGAATTTTCAGGATATGTTTGTACGCTTCTCCATCTCATTTACTTAGATCTCAGCAAGAACGAGCTTCAAGGAGTGCCACCAAATGTGTCCGACATGTCGTCCTTGTGTGATCTGCTACTCCACTCTAATAGGTTGACGCGTTTTCCTCCTGAATTGTGCAATTTACAAAGTCTCCAGAGACTCGACCTGTCGGAAAATCGGATTCAATCTGTTCCTGTGCTGATCCAACAATTGGAGTCACTGAAGGAGCTGGACCTTTCCAACAACAACTTCAAGACTTTCCCAAAGGAAGTGTGCCAAGTTCCGGCACTAGAAACTCTACATATCAGACACTGCAGTGACCTGAAG ATTACGGATCTGCCAGAAGAGTTATGTAGAATGAATAATCTCAAAAATCTGGATATTTCTGACAACGGCATAAAAATAATTCCGGAAAACATTGGAGGAATGAAAAATGTAATCAGTATAAAGGCTTCTGATAACCAACTCTCCAGCCTTCCTGCATCTGTTTCTGCCATGGAGGGTCTCCAGCACATCAATCTGAACG GCAACAAGCTGACCTCATTGCCCGGTGACATCCACCGTCTGAAGAACCTGAAGCAGATCAGCCTCGATGGTAACCCCATGATGAACCCCCCTGCTCTCCTGTGTGACGGAAAGGAACTGTACCCCATAGGGCGGTATATACAGGCGGCCGACGTGGTAGAAG ACCGGATCATGCAGAAGATCTTCACGTTGGTCTCTCGTGCTGTGTTCATAGAAGATTTCACCTTTTTTTGCAAGAAGCTTAAGCTTAAAGATGAAGATGTCAAAATTATAGCGAAGAACCG ATCTTTACCGCTCCCTGATAAAGTCCTGCAGGTGCTGACGTTATGGCGGACACACCGAGCGGCGGACATGAGCCCGGCTGCCATTACTGAGCAGCTGATCCGAGTGCTGGTGATGGCGGATCTACATGAAGTTGCCCTGAAAGTCAAGATGCTAAAATTATCTGTAAAagcaataaaaatctga